One window from the genome of Mastacembelus armatus chromosome 18, fMasArm1.2, whole genome shotgun sequence encodes:
- the LOC113125441 gene encoding dynactin subunit 6-like — translation MSDASKQIMAQKSAKIAAGAVVCVESEIRGDVTIGPRTVVHPKARIIAEAGPIIIGEGNLIEEQVLIINSYPENIMPDTEGVEPKTMTIGTNNVFEVGCVSQALKIGDNNVIESKADLGRNVILTSGCIIGACCHINTCEAVPENTVVYGSNCIRRVQSEKPQPQTLQLDFLMKILPNYHHLKKTVKGSSTPVRN, via the exons TGCGAAAATTGCAGCTGgggctgttgtgtgtgttgaaagTGAAATAAGAGGAGATGTGACTATTG GACCTAGAACAGTTGTCCACCCCAAAGCGCGGATCATAGCAGAAGCTGGGCCTATAATCATTGGAGAGGGGAACCTAATAGAGGAGCAGGTTCTTATTATTAACAG TTATCCAGAGAATATAATGCCAGACACTGAGGGAGTTGAGCCAAAGACCATGACTATTGGGACCAATAATGTGTTTGAAGTTGGGTGTG TCTCTCAAGCTTTGAAAATTGGAGACAACAATGTGATTGAGTCAAAGG CTGATCTTGGGAGAAACGTGATCCTGACCAGCGGCTGCATCATCGGCGCGTGCTGCCACATCAACACATGTGAGGCTGTGCCGGAGAACACGGTTGTATATGGTTCAAACTGCATCAGACGTGTGCAGAGCGAAAAGCCACAG CCTCAGACTCTGCAGCTCGACTTCCTCATGAAGATTCTGCCCAATTACCACCATCTGAAGAAGACGGTGAAGGGAAGCAGCACGCCTGTGAGAAACTAA